A stretch of Lysobacter sp. K5869 DNA encodes these proteins:
- a CDS encoding class I SAM-dependent methyltransferase translates to MSDALRSLLDELDADAQWRHPRRWRERAQLQDRIERLSLRLGADDAALRERAEAAQARLDAADAESAHALRARIRAGEGAQVLREWRSESPPQADGEGYDPFDAMLAAVLDLAEPQGEIAAPAPQTVFYQPTPARHLLDLLARLGLRADDVLIDLGSGLGHVPLLAAACTPARCIGIEHEAAYVASANDCARALGLARAEFAHADARTADLSAGTVFYLYTPFTGDLLAQVLERLRALSARRPLRIASLGPCTPALAAQPWLRARDAECVADRIAVFDAGAV, encoded by the coding sequence ATGAGCGACGCTTTGCGATCCCTGCTGGACGAACTCGACGCCGATGCGCAATGGCGGCATCCGCGGCGCTGGCGCGAGCGCGCGCAGCTGCAAGACCGGATCGAACGCCTGAGCCTGCGCTTGGGCGCGGACGACGCGGCGCTGCGCGAACGCGCCGAAGCCGCGCAGGCGCGATTGGACGCGGCCGACGCGGAGTCGGCGCACGCGCTGCGCGCGCGCATCCGCGCCGGCGAGGGCGCGCAGGTGCTGCGCGAGTGGCGCAGCGAATCGCCGCCGCAGGCCGACGGCGAAGGCTACGATCCGTTCGATGCGATGCTCGCCGCGGTGCTGGATCTGGCCGAACCGCAAGGCGAAATCGCCGCGCCCGCGCCGCAGACGGTGTTCTATCAACCCACGCCGGCGCGGCACCTGCTCGACCTGTTGGCGCGCTTGGGACTGCGCGCGGACGACGTGCTGATCGACTTGGGCTCGGGCCTCGGCCACGTGCCGCTGCTGGCCGCGGCCTGCACGCCCGCGCGCTGCATCGGCATCGAACACGAAGCGGCTTACGTCGCCAGCGCGAACGACTGCGCGCGGGCGCTCGGGCTCGCGCGGGCCGAATTCGCGCACGCCGATGCGCGCACCGCGGACCTGTCGGCGGGAACGGTGTTTTACCTGTACACGCCGTTCACCGGCGACTTGCTCGCGCAGGTGCTGGAACGCTTGCGCGCGCTGTCGGCGCGGCGGCCGCTGCGCATCGCCAGTCTCGGGCCGTGCACGCCGGCGCTCGCGGCGCAGCCGTGGCTGCGCGCGCGCGACGCCGAGTGCGTGGCGGATCGGATCGCGGTGTTCGACGCCGGCGCGGTTTAG